The proteins below are encoded in one region of Oreochromis niloticus isolate F11D_XX linkage group LG6, O_niloticus_UMD_NMBU, whole genome shotgun sequence:
- the dla gene encoding delta-like protein A, which produces MYLFNMGRVILLTLAVMSMLLCQGFCSGVFELKLQEFLNKKGVQGNKNCCKGGLASSFQQQCECKTFFRICLKHYQPNASPEPPCTYGGAVTPVLGSNSFQVPDAIPESSFTNPIRINFGFTWPGTFSLIIEALHADSKDDLSTENPDRVISTMTTQRHLTVGEEWSQDLHTGGRTELKYSYRFVCDEHYYGDGCSVFCRPRDDAFGHFTCGERGEIVCDAGWKGQYCTEPICLPGCDEEHGFCEKPGECKCRVGFKGRYCDECIRYPGCLHGTCQQPWQCNCQEGWGGLFCNQDLNYCTHHKPCMNGATCSNTGQGSYTCSCRPGFTGASCEIRVNECAGNPCRNGGSCTDLENTYTCTCPHGFYGNNCELSAMTCADGPCSNGGRCTDNPDGGYFCQCPTGYAGFNCEKKIDHCTSSPCSNGARCVDLVNSYLCQCPDGFTGQNCDHTGDECSAYPCQNGGTCQEGPDGYTCTCPPGYTGRNCSSPISRCEHNPCHNGATCHERNNRYVCACAHGYGGRNCQFLLPEHAAIRGSEVPWMAIGSGVVLVLLLLAGCAVLVGFFQSKVQRDGQVETVGEAETINNLTNNCHRSDRDLAISVMPMPGVKNINKKMDFCSGDPDEGSSPGRSGYKSHHLPADYKLVHEVNYEQAAKEAMLEAACEDKDSFEFEEKRSKRLKCDASEKKAPEMSACADTKYKSVFVMSEEKDECIIATEV; this is translated from the exons atgtatttatttaatatggGGCGCGTCATCCTGCTGACTCTTGCCGTCATGTCCATGTTGCTGTGCCAG GGGTTTTGCTCGGGAGTTTTTGAGCTGAAGTTGCAGGAGTTTCTGAACAAGAAGGGAGTACAGGGCAACAAAAACTGCTGTAAAGGAGGTCTGGCTTCGTCTTTCCAGCAGCAGTGCGAGTGTAAGACCTTCTTCAGGATCTGTCTCAAGCACTATCAACCCAACGCTTCCCCAGAGCCCCCGTGCACCTACGGCGGCGCTGTGACACCCGTCCTCGGCTCCAATTCATTCCAAGTCCCAGATGCCATCCCGGAGAGTTCGTTCACCAACCCCATCAGGATTAACTTCGGCTTCACGTGGCCG GGGACCTTCTCGCTGATCATTGAAGCATTACACGCCGATTCCAAAGACGACCTCTCCACGG AGAACCCAGACCGGGTTATTAGCACCATGACCACCCAGAGGCATCTGACTGTGGGAGAGGAATGGTCCCAGGACCTGCACACCGGGGGAAGGACCGAACTCAAGTACTCCTATCGATTCGTGTGCGATGAGCACTACTACGGGGACGGCTGTTCAGTGTTCTGCCGGCCGAGAGACGACGCCTTCGGCCACTTCACCTGTGGAGAGCGCGGGGAGATTGTGTGCGACGCCGGGTGGAAGGGGCAGTACTGCACTGAAC CGATTTGTCTGCCAGGATGTGATGAAGAGCATGGGTTCTGCGAGAAACCTGGGGAGTGCAA GTGCAGAGTGGGATTCAAAGGGCGCTACTGCGATGAGTGCATTCGTTACCCTGGCTGCCTCCATGGGACCTGCCAGCAGCCCTGGCAGTGCAACTGTCAGGAGGGCTGGGGTGGACTCTTCTGCAACCAAG atCTCAACTACTGCACTCACCACAAGCCCTGCATGAATGGAGCCACTTGTAGCAACACTGGCCAGGGCAGCTACACCTGTTCCTGCAGGCCTGGCTTCACTGGGGCCAGCTGTGAGATTCGGGTCAACGAATGTGCTGGAAACCCCTGCCGCAATGGAGGAAGCTGCACT GATTTGGAAAACACATATACCTGCACTTGCCCTCACGGTTTCTATGGCAACAACTGCGAGCTAAGCGCCATGACGTGTGCTGATGGGCCTTGCTCCAACGGAGGCCGCTGTACTGACAACCCTGACGGAGGCTACTTCTGCCAGTGCCCCACGGGGTATGCAGGGTTCAACTGTGAGAAGAAGATTGACCACTGCACCTCCAGCCCCTGCTCCAATG GTGCACGCTGTGTGGATCTCGTGAACTCctatttgtgtcagtgtccaGACGGCTTCACCGGCCAGAACTGTGACCACACCGGTGATGAGTGTTCTGCGTATCCTTGCCAGAATGGTGGCACGTGCCAAGAAGGTCCTGATGGCTACACCTGCACTTGTCCCCCGGGATACACGGGTCGCAACTGCAGCTCCCCAATCAGCCGCTGCGAACACAACCCCTGCCACAACGGTGCCACCTGCCACGAGAGAAACAATCGCTATGTCTGCGCCTGTGCTCACGGATACGGTGGCAGAAACTGTCAGTTCTTGCTTCCAGAGCACGCTGCCATCCGGGGGTCAGAAGTTCCCTGGATGGCCATTGGTTCCGGGGTGGttctggtgctgctgctgttggcaGGCTGTGCTGTTCTGGTTGGCTTTTTCCAATCAAAAGTCCAGCGTGACGGCCAAGTAGAAACTGTAGGCGAAGCAGAGACAATAAATAACCTTACTAACAACTGTCACCGCAGTGACAGGGACCTGGCCATCAGTGTGATGCCGATGCCAGGTGTCAAAAACATCAACAAGAAGATGGACTTCTGCAGCGGGGACCCCGATGAAGGATCTTCACCAGGGAGGAGCGGCTACAAGAGCCACCATCTGCCTGCAGATTACAAGCTCGTACACGAGGTCAACTACGAGCAGGCGGCCAAGGAGGCCATGCTGGAGGCGGCCTGTGAGGACAAGGACTCATTTGAGTTTGAGGAGAAGCGCAGCAAACGTTTAAAATG CGATGCATCAGAAAAGAAAGCCCCAGAAATGTCTGCATGTGCGGACACCAAGTACAAATCTGTGTTTGTGATGTCAGAGGAGAAGGACGAATGTATAATTGCAACTGAG GTGTAA